GAACTAGATTATTAATTCAAAAAGGAGCACTCTTAGATAAATACTTTGAAATCGACAATCTTAATACTGATGAAACAGAACAATTTTTGAAAATTTTTTCTGACTATGTGAAAAACAAAAAGCCTGATAAGTTCAAAAAAGACAATCCTACAAACTAGGGCTGTATTTTTTGTTCTCTTTGTTTTTTTGTAAGCCTATTTCTGGATTCTTTTTAGCAAACTCTTTAAGTTGATTTTGAGTTCTATTACTGATTTCTTTTCTAATTAAATCTATTTCTTTTTGTTGCTTAGTATTTGCCTGATTCAGCTTAGTATACTCTTCATTCAATTGGGTATCATTTAATTTCTTTATTCGTTGTTCTTTAGAAACGGCTTCGTGGTCTTTTGAAGTAAATTGAACTCTTTCTTTTGAAATGCTTTTATCCTCTCGGACGTTTGATAAAAATTTAGCATACGTTCTCGTTCATTAGTTAATTTGTTTTTTGCATATTCAACTAGTCCTGGTACATCTTTGTTAACTTCATATTGGATATATTCATCACGATTTTTTCTTTCAATAACCAATATCGGTTCTTTTTTTAGAACCAAGCCATAATCAATCAACATCCTTCCTGTTCTACCATTACCGTCACTAAATGGGTGTATTCTTTCAAATTCAATATGTTTTTCCATTAAAGTAGTCAAAGTATCATCAAGGCTTTTATCAGTTTGAAATGCTTGATTAAGTTGATCACACCAGGCTTGTATTTTGTTAGATACCTCAAAGGGTTCTGCCGTTTTAAACTCCGCACCCTGAATATAGTTCGGCAGACTCTTATACTGTCCGCCGTCTGGTAGTATGTGATCGGTTAATAATCTGTGAAAATTACGCACTATTAACGGCAAAAAGGGTCTTTTGTCTGTTGCTTCTTTAAAAAGATAGTCAAAAGCTTGTCGGTGATTTTCTACCTCAAAAACCTCTTTTAAAGAATGCCCTTTTTCACTTGGAAGTTGGCCATACGCTAAAATTAATCTAGTATCATTTAAGGTTAGTGTATTTCCCTCAATTCCTGTCGAATGATACGCAAAACGAATTAGCACATCTTTTAAGTATTCTTCACTTTATGGACTATACATAATCTTCTACTCCCTTTTATTCTTGCCTTAAAGACCATTCAGCAAATTTTAGATTCGTCACATCCTTTTAATAGAATCAAATAAGAACGTCGCTACGCTATATTTTTTAGATTGTATAGTTACGCTGGCCAGCTTTGAAATTATTGAGTAACGAATCTTGAACCTCTTTGAGAACATTTGAATCTTTGATTGGTAAGACAACTTGTTGCATAGTCTTTTCTCCTTTTCTTGAAATATTAAAGCAGTTATGTTATTATTTTTGTAAGGAAAAAGTAAGGAGATGATATTGTGAGTGCAGGCAATGTAACTAAGGTTAGCTCGAAGATCACAAGTAAAAATCAGATTACAATTCCTAAAACAGTACGTGAACTGTTAAAAGTTCGTTCTACTGACACAATTGAATGGCAGATTGAACCAAATGGTAAAGTAATGATTGTTCGTAGTAAACCGGATCTATGGCAACTTGTTGATGAACAAGAAAAAAAGTTTGGAAATCTCAGTACAACAGAAGTTGATTGGGGTAAAGACGTAGAAAGTGAAGACTTTGATTAATGAAATTAAAACAAGGCGCTATTTTGTGGATTAATTTAGATCCGGCTAAAGGCACTGAAACTAAGAAAAAGCGACCGTGTTTAATTGTGAGCAACGATCACTATAATCGCTATTTTAATACGATCCTTGTTGTACCAATAAGTACATCTGATAAATATCGTACCCTGGAAAAGTATGTTAAATCACCGTTATTTATCGGGGTAGACAAGGAAGAAATTCACGGCACAGCATTATTGCAACATG
The nucleotide sequence above comes from Liquorilactobacillus hordei DSM 19519. Encoded proteins:
- a CDS encoding Fic family protein, whose translation is MLIRFAYHSTGIEGNTLTLNDTRLILAYGQLPSEKGHSLKEVFEVENHRQAFDYLFKEATDKRPFLPLIVRNFHRLLTDHILPDGGQYKSLPNYIQGAEFKTAEPFEVSNKIQAWCDQLNQAFQTDKSLDDTLTTLMEKHIEFERIHPFSDGNGRTGRMLIDYGLVLKKEPILVIERKNRDEYIQYEVNKDVPGLVEYAKNKLTNERERMLNFYQTSERIKAFQKKEFNLLQKTTKPFLKNNE
- a CDS encoding type II toxin-antitoxin system PrlF family antitoxin, whose protein sequence is MSAGNVTKVSSKITSKNQITIPKTVRELLKVRSTDTIEWQIEPNGKVMIVRSKPDLWQLVDEQEKKFGNLSTTEVDWGKDVESEDFD
- a CDS encoding type II toxin-antitoxin system PemK/MazF family toxin; translation: MKLKQGAILWINLDPAKGTETKKKRPCLIVSNDHYNRYFNTILVVPISTSDKYRTLEKYVKSPLFIGVDKEEIHGTALLQHVRAIDPTKRSDGEVVATLSQQEISSISTKIQQFF